A stretch of the Medicago truncatula cultivar Jemalong A17 chromosome 5, MtrunA17r5.0-ANR, whole genome shotgun sequence genome encodes the following:
- the LOC11424805 gene encoding aluminum-activated malate transporter 12: MFPIVHVGSGKEMEMEIGKNESENENGKMIGKWNKYVHVFGERLRRVPSLAWKTTWNVGYEDPRRVIHAFKVGLSLTLASLLYLVEPLYHEIGQSAIWAVMTVVVVLEFTAGATLCKGLNRGLGTLLAGLLAFIVGYIANASSHRISQAVIIGAAVFLIGALATYMRFIPYIKKNYDYGLVIFLMTFNLIALSSYRVDSVLKIAHERISSIAIGCAICLIMSILMFPNWSGEDLHNSTAFKLEGLAKSIEACVNEYFYGEIDSPGENKSSEDPIYKGYKNVLDSKSIDETLALHASWEPRHSRYCHKFPWQQYVKVGAVLRQFGYTVVALHGCLRSEIQTPRSVRAMFKDPCIRVAAEVSKVLIELSNSIRNCRHCSPEILSDHLHEALQDLNNAIKSQPRLFLGSKHKHNHANNMLKLAAAQVGQGRHGKGSGFSLSSVKTDSSALLDWKTKRDSLMQSKENERKSLRPQLSKIAITSLEFSEALPFAAFASLLVETVAKLDLVIEEVEELGRLDCFKEFRAGDELVVTCEEPRVDVSRNNLPSHGIE; the protein is encoded by the exons ATGTTTCCTATAGTGCATGTTGGAAGTGGCAaggaaatggaaatggaaatagGAAAGAATGAGAGTGAGAATGAGAATGGAAAAATGATTGGGAAGTGGAACAAATATGTGCATGTTTTTGGTGAGAGGCTAAGGAGAGTTCCTAGTTTGGCTTGGAAGACTACATGGAATGTTGGATATGAAGATCCTAGAAGGGTTATCCATGCATTCAAAGTTGGTTTGTCTCTCACTTTAGCTTCTCTGTTGTATTTGGTGGAGCCACTTTACCATGAGATTGGGCAAAGTGCAATTTGGGCTGTCATGACTGTTGTGGTTGTGCTGGAGTTCACTGCTG GGGCAACTTTATGCAAAGGGCTTAACAGAGGATTGGGGACACTGTTAGCTGGATTATTGGCATTTATTGTTGGCTATATTGCAAATGCGTCATCTCATCGGATCTCTCAAGCTGTTATTATTGGCGCTGCAGTTTTTCTTATAG GAGCTTTAGCTACTTATATGAGGTTCATTCCTTATATAAAGAAGAACTATGACTATGGTCTAGTTATATTTCTCATGACTTTTAACTTGATTGCTTTGTCAAGCTACCGTGTGGACAGTGTGTTGAAGATAGCACATGAACGCATATCCTCCATTGCCATAGGATGTGCCATTTGCCTTATAATGAGCATATTGATGTTTCCAAATTGGTCAGGAGAAGACCTACATAATTCTACTGCTTTCAAGCTTGAAGGTCTTGCCAAATCTATAGAGG CTTGtgtcaatgaatatttttatggaGAAATTGATAGCCCCGGAGAAAACAAATCATCTGAGGATCCCATATACAAAGGTTACAAGAATGTTTTGGATTCAAAATCCATTGATGAAACACTG GCGTTGCATGCAAGTTGGGAGCCAAGGCATTCTAGGTACTGTCACAAATTTCCATGGCAGCAATATGTAAAAGTTGGAGCTGTTCTTCGTCAATTTGGCTACACCGTGGTAGCTCTGCATGGCTGTTTGAGATCCGAAATTCAG aCACCAAGATCAGTTAGAGCCATGTTCAAGGATCCATGCATAAGGGTTGCAGCAGAGGTATCAAAAGTACTGATAGAACTTTCCAACAGCATAAGAAACTGTCGACATTGCTCTCCCGAAATACTCTCCGATCATCTTCATGAAGCTCTGCAGGATCTCAACAATGCCATAAAGTCTCAACCTCGTCTCTTCTTAGGCtccaaacacaaacacaaccaTGCAAACAACATGCTCAAACTAGCTGCTGCACAAGTTGGTCAAGGTAGACATGGAAAAGGCTCTGGATTCTCCTTATCGAGTGTTAAAACTGACTCTTCTGCATTGCTTGATTGGAAAACAAAAAGAGATTCATTAATGCAGTCGAAGGAAAACGAAAGAAAATCTTTGAGACCCCAGTTGAGTAAAATTGCTATCACTAGTCTTGAATTCTCTGAGGCACttccttttgctgcttttgcatcTTTGCTTGTGGAAACAGTTGCAAAATTGGATCTTGTTATTGAGGAAGTTGAAGAACTTGGGAGATTAGATTGCTTTAAAGAGTTTAGAGCTGGCGATGAGcttgttgtgacttgtgaggAACCTCGAGTTGATGTTTCGCGGAACAACTTACCTTCTCATGGAATTGAATAG
- the LOC11429389 gene encoding protein ABCI7, chloroplastic: MSGIALTPAAFNPIIPSSSSSSSKSQKLIRTKTRVTFNNAISISSDPFILDLAETLEDSVPTPQPLQNLRQASSHSLLSSPWPSRKHEPFRFNDFSFLRSSQILPAPIPTTTTTATDQFPCHISIVDGHFIQSTSKISEFSDGVYVGNLSKLNGVVAKRVLELVSGLDGGDLFWSINGMGAPDLTVVYVPEGVRVETPVHLGYVSLQGSKEGGNELYLSNPRVLVVVEKGGEVDIVEEFEGNENECYWSNAVLEVVIGEGGKVRHSYVQTQSMLAAHIKWTSVRQESSSTYELTEVSTGGKLGRHNLHIKQLGPDTVTELSTLHLSVGNQTQDLHSSLVLDHPRGYSRQIHKCIVAHSQGQAVFDGNVKVNRYAQQTDAGQLSRSLLLEPRATVNVKPNLQIIADDVKCSHGAAISDLEQSQLLYFQARGIDSETARRVLIFAFGGEVIDKFPNSSIRDRVRSQIKSLLDPSPK, from the exons ATGAGTGGCATAGCATTAACACCTGCAGCATTCAACCCCATAAtcccatcatcttcatcttcttcctcaaaaTCTCAAAAACTCATCAGAACCAAAACCAGAGTCACATTCAACAACGCTATTTCAATCTCTTCAGACCCATTCATTCTCGACCTCGCTGAAACCTTAGAAGACTCCGTCCCTACACCACAACCTCTTCAGAATCTTCGACAAGCTTCTTCacactctcttctctcttctccatgGCCTTCTCGAAAACACGAACCTTTTCGCTTCAACGACTTCTCCTTCCTCCGTTCTTCCCAAATCCTCCCCGCCCCAATcccaaccaccaccaccactgcCACCGATCAGTTCCCCTGCCATATCAGCATCGTTGATGGACACTTCATACAATCAACTTCGAAAATCTCGGAGTTTTCAGATGGGGTTTACGTTGGTAATTTGTCAAAATTGAATGGTGTTGTTGCTAAGAGGGTTTTGGAATTGGTTTCTGGATTGGACGGTGGTGATTTGTTTTGGTCGATTAATGGTATGGGTGCACCGGATTTGACGGTGGTTTATGTACCGGAGGGTGTTCGTGTTGAAACCCCGGTACATTTGGGTTATGTATCGTTGCAGGGTAGTAAGGAAGGTGGGAATGAGTTGTATTTATCGAATCCGAGggttttggtggtggtggagaaAGGTGGAGAGGTTGATATAGTTGAGGAGTTTGAAGGGAATGAGAATGAGTGTTATTGGAGTAATGCTGTTTTGGAGGTTGTGATTGGGGAAGGTGGTAAGGTCAGGCATTCTTATGTTCAGACTCAGTCGATGCTTGCTGCGCATATCAAATGGACTTCCGTTCGTCAG GAATCATCTAGTACATACGAGCTTACAGAGGTAAGCACAGGAGGCAAACTTGGAAGACACAATCTTCATATCAAACAACTAGGTCCGGACACAGTGACAGAGCTATCAACTTTGCACTTGTCTGTTGGTAATCAAACACAGGATCTTCACAGTAGTCTTGTATTGGATCATCCAAGGGGTTATTCCCGTCAGATTCATAAGTGCATTGTGGCTCATTCACAGGGACAAGCAGTTTTTGACGGAAACGTCAAGGTTAACAG GTATGCTCAGCAGACAGATGCTGGACAGTTATCAAGAAGCCTTCTTCTTGAACCTCGTGCAACTGTAAATGTTAAACCAAATCTCCAAATCATCGCTGATGACGTCAAGTGTTCCCATGGAGCTGCAATAAGTGACCTGGAACAAAGCCAACTTCTGTATTTCCAAGCACGTGGCATTGATTCAGAAACAGCTAGAAGGGTTCTAATTTTTGCCTTTGGAGGGGAAGTGATAGATAAGTTTCCTAATTCTTCCATTAGAGATAGAGTACGAAGTCAGATTAAAAGTTTATTGGATCCATCTCCTAAATGA
- the LOC11420530 gene encoding uncharacterized protein: MGLFRKVFGFLGFSKDDDNHDHDSNDNNNSDDRHAASGAGGQHRPTNFRVKETGQPRRGFSVKAQVVNDRPQQQQLGPVLAPSTSSDGGVQGLGWYAKRLRIDEDGDVANKFFVDVSSETPARFTLNNDTRPVKVKKQVLSSEGKVLQCVEHRGRLQVV; this comes from the exons ATGGGTCTTTTCAGAAAGGTTTTCGGATTCCTAGGGTTTTCTAAAGATGATGACAACCACGATCACGATTCCAATGATAACAATAACTCCGACGATCGACACGCCGCCTCCGGTGCCGGTGGTCAACATCGTCCAACGAATTTTCGCGTCAAAGAAACCGGTCAACCTCGTAGAGGCTTTAGCGTTAAGGCTCAGGTTGTGAACGATCgtcctcaacaacaacaacttggTCCCGTTCTCGCTCCTTCTACCTCCTCTGATGGCGGTGTTCAG GGTCTGGGGTGGTATGCAAAGCGTCTTAGGATAGATGAAGATGGAGATGTAGCAAATAAATTCTTTGTTGATGTTTCTTCAGAGACGCCTGCAAGGTTTACACTGAATAATGACACTAGGCCAGTCAAAGTGAAGAAACAGGTCCTATCATCAGAAGGGAAAGTTCTGCAGTGTGTGGAACACCGGGGAAGGTTGCAGGTTGTATAA
- the LOC11430263 gene encoding NAC domain-containing protein 71: MGGASLPPGFRFHPTDEELIGYYLKRKVEGLEIELEVIPVIDFYKFDPWELPEKSFLPKRDMEWFFFCPRDRKYPNGSRTNRATKAGYWKATGKDRKVVCEPSPFISTETVTGYRKTLVFYCGRAPLGDRTNWVMHEYRLNDDPSQGSEGAFALCRVIKKNEKANDSEGQGGKRVRANDGSNSISTNGNEVSCEASQLLSGSESHYSSPINFQCNVPPMAAFDQASYDTNPTTFWLSPDMILDSSKDYSQGQLQDVVGCFQQQRELSSTMTPWQSFQHTEISPCSSYSNFNAEIEFPDTLSQIGCMSPYSGQGSFMDLPYECYDQIYSFSNPNQF, translated from the exons ATGGGAGGAGCTTCACTGCCTCCGGGTTTTCGTTTCCATCCAACCGATGAAGAGTTGATAGGATATTACctaaaaagaaaagttgaagGGCTTGAAATTGAGCTTGAAGTTATACCTGTTATTGATTTCTACAAATTTGATCCTTGGGAATTACCTG AGAAATCTTTCCTACCAAAAAGAGACATGGAATGGTTTTTCTTCTGTCCGCGGGATCGCAAGTACCCAAATGGTTCAAGGACAAATAGAGCCACGAAAGCTGGCTACTGGAAAGCCACTGGAAAAGACAGGAAGGTTGTTTGTGAGCCTAGTCCATTCATTTCCACAGAGACTGTCACAGGTTACCGCAAGACCCTAGTTTTCTACTGTGGAAGAGCTCCTTTAGGTGATCGAACCAACTGGGTCATGCATGAATATCGCCTCAACGATGATCCTAGCCAAGGCTCGGAG GGTGCTTTTGCTTTGTGCCGAGTTATTAAAAAGAATGAGAAGGCAAATGATTCCGAAGGACAAGGAGGAAAGAGGGTTAGAGCTAATGATGGGAGCAATTCCATTTCAACCAATGGGAATGAGGTTTCTTGTGAGGCAAGTCAACTATTAAGTGGCAGTGAGAGTCATTATTCAAGTCCTATTAACTTCCAATGCAATGTCCCTCCTATGGCTGCATTTGACCAAGCTTCCTATGATACCAATCCTACAACATTCTGGCTGTCCCCTGACATGATTCttgattcttcaaag GACTATTCTCAAGGGCAATTacaagatgttgttggatgttTTCAACAGCAACGCGAGTTATCAAGTACAATGACACCTTGGCAATCATTTCAACATACTGAAATTTCACCTTGTTCATCCTACTCAAATTTTAATGCGGAAATTGAATTTCCTGACACTCTTAGCCAAATTGGTTGCATGTCACCTTACTCAGGACAAGGAAGTTTCATGGACTTGCCTTATGAATGTTATGATCAGATTTATTCATTCAGTAATCCAAATCAATTCTGA
- the LOC11424806 gene encoding AP-2 complex subunit mu produces MPVAASAVYFLNLRGDVLINRLYRDDVGGNMVDAFRTHIMQTKELGTCPVKQIGGCSFFYMRISNVYIVIVVSTNANVACAFKFVVEAVALFKSYFGGAFDEDAIRNNFVLIYELLDEIMDFGYPQNLSPEILKLYITQEGVRSPFSSKASERPVPNATLQVTGAVGWRREGLVYKKNEVFLDIVESVNLLMSSKGVVLRCDVTGKILMKCFLSGMPDLKLGLNDKIGLEKESQLKSRPTKSGKTIELDDVTFHQCVNLTRFNSEKTVSFVPPDGEFELMKYRITEGVNLPFKVLPTIKELGRTRMEVNVKVKSVFGAKMFALGVVVKIPVPKQTAKTSFTVTSGRAKYNAAIDCLVWKIRKFPGQTEPTLSAEIELISTMTEKKSWTRPPIQMEFQVPMFTASGLRVRFLKVWEKSGYNTVEWVRYITKAGSYEIRC; encoded by the exons ATGCCGGTGGCTGCTTCCGCTGTTTACTTCTTGAACCTCCGTGGTGACGTTCTCATCAATCGTCTCTATCGTGACGATGTCGG GGGAAATATGGTTGATGCTTTTCGGACGCATATAATGCAAACGAAAGAACTTGGTACCTGTCCTGTGAAGCAGATTGGTGGATGCTCTTTCTTTTACATGAGGATCAGCAATGTCTATATTGTGATTGTTGTCAGTACCAATGCTAATGTAGCTTGTGCTTTCAAGTTTGTTGTAGAG GCTGTTGCACTATTCAAATCATATTTTGGTGGCGCTTTTGACGAGGATGCAATTCGCAACAATTTTGTACTCATTTATGAGCTTCTAGATG AAATCATGGACTTTGGTTATCCACAAAATCTTTCACCGGAGATCTTAAAGCTTTATATCACTCAAGAAGGAGTCCGTTCCCCTTTTTCATCCAAG GCATCAGAGAGGCCTGTTCCAAATGCGACGTTACAAGTTACGGGTGCTGTTGGTTGGCGGAGAGAAGGCCTTGTATACAAAAAGAATGAG GTGTTCCTAGATATTGTGGAGAGTGTGAATCTTCTTATGTCGTCAAAAG GCGTTGTTCTGCGCTGTGATGTAACGGGGAAGATTCTTATGAAGTGCTTTCTATCTGGAATGCCTGATTTGAAGTTGGGTTTGAATGACAAGATTGGCCTTGAGAAAGAGTCACAACTTAAATCACGCCCTACTAAAAG TGGCAAAACTATTGAGCTTGATGACGTCACTTTCCATCAATGTGTAAATTTGACGAGGTTCAACTCGGAGAAGACTGTTAGTTTTGTGCCTCCAGATGGTGAATTTGAACTGATGAA GTATCGTATCACTGAGGGTGTTAATCTTCCCTTCAAAGTATTGCCAACCATCAAGGAACTTGGTCGAACACGGATGGAAGTAAATGTTAAG GTAAAGAGTGTCTTTGGTGCAAAGATGTTTGCACTAGGGGTTGTTGTCAAAATTCCTGTGCCAAAACAAACAGCAAAAACGAGTTTCACAGTCACATCCGGTCGAGCAAAATATAATGCAGCTATTGATTGTTTAGTTTGGAA GATAAGAAAATTTCCTGGGCAAACTGAGCCAACTTTGAGCGCAGAAATTGAACTTATTTCTACGATGACTGAAAAGAAATCATGGACTAGACCACCTATTCAGATGGAGTTTCAG GTTCCCATGTTCACAGCATCTGGTTTACGTGTCCGTTTTCTTAAG GTGTGGGAAAAGAGTGGGTACAACACTGTTGAATGGGTTCGCTATATCACAAAAGCAGGATCATACGAGATTAGGTGCTAG